From Micromonospora auratinigra:
CGTTGCGCAGCGTGGTGACGGTGAGCTGTTCGATGGCCTGGAGGAAGTTGGAGATCTCGTAGGTGGCCCGGACCGAGTCGACCACCTTGAAATAGAGCACCGTGTCGATCGACACGACGAGGTTGTCCGAGGTGATCACCGGCTGCGGCGGGAAGCTGACCACCTGCTCGCGCATGTCGACCTTGGTGCGCACCGCGTCGATGTAGGGCACCAGCAGGTTGAGCCCCGGGTTCAGGGTGCGCTTGTAGCGGCCCAGCCGCTCGACCACGTCCTGCCGCTGCTGCGGAACGATCCGCACCGCCTTGACCAGCGTCACCACGACGATCACCGCGACGGCGATCAACAGGATCGCTGCAAATTCCATACCGCTCACCTTTTCGCTTCGGGCAGTGCGCCCGGGCCGGAAATCTCGTCCTGCCAGACCAGGGCGGTCGCGCCCCGGACCTTTATCACCTGCACCCGCTCACCCTCGGCGTAGCGCTGCGTGGCGTCGTACGACCGGGCGCTCCACAGCTCACCGTCGATCTTGACCAGTCCCCGCTCGGCGTCGACCGGCTCCAGCACCAGCGCCGTCGCCCCCTCGATGGCGTCGACGCCGAACGGCTGCTCGCCGCTCTCCAGCGCCGGGCGGGCGTGGCGCCGGATCACCGGCCGGACCACCGCCACCGAGAGCGCCGAGACCACCGCGAAGACGACCGCCTGCAGCGCCACCGGGGCGCCGAGCGCGGCGGCTCCGGCGGCGGCGAACGCGCCGGCCGCGAACATGATCAGGAAGAGCGTCGTCGTGAAGATCTCGGCGACCGCCAGCAGCACACCCAGTACGACCCACACCACCGCGTCCACCCCACGATCGTGACACGTGGACGCACGTGTCATCGAATTGTCATGATCGGATCGCCTGCGGCCTGTTTCACCACTTGGTGGAGTGGTGAGACAGCGCCCTTCTCGGGCGTCCGCGCCTCACCCCGGGTGGGGTGGGTGCGGTTCCTGCGTCATCGGGGCTGGTTTCGCCCGCGCGTGTGCGTGGGCCAGTGCCTTCCCCTCGGCGGGTGTTGGTGACCGGGCCCCCTGCGGGGAGGTCCCGGACCTGGGCGTGGTGCTGCTCGGCCCAGATGGCGAGGTTGACCGCGGCGTTGTGGTCCCGATCCGCCTGGTAGCCGCACGTCTGGCAGGTGAACATGCGCTGGTGCAGAGGCATCGCCGGGCCGACCGTCCGGCATGCGGAGCAGGTCTTCGTCGACGGGTACCAGCGGTCGACCAGAGCCAGTTGGCCGCCGCGCCACTGCTGCTTGTAGGTCAGCAGGCGGGCCAGCTCGCCCCATGCCGCGTCGGCGACCGCCGCCGCCAGGCGCCGGTTGGCGAGCATGCCGCTGATGGTGAGGGTCTCGATGGCCAGCCGGTCGTGGGTATTGACCAGCCGGTTGCAGACCTGGTGCAGGAAACGGTGCCGGACCGCGGCGGTGTGGGCGTGGTGACGGCCGAGGCGGGCCGCGGCCTTGGCCCGGTTGCGGGAGCCGCGCTGCTTGCGGGTGACATCACGGGCCAGTCGTCGCTGGCGGGCCATTTCGGTGCGGGCGGGCCGTGGCCAGCCGTCGACGCGCAGGACCGGGGTGCCGTCGGCGCGCGCTGCGGCGACGAACGTCGACAACCCCCGATCGACACCCACCCACCCCGCGGAGGTCATCGGCTGGTGGCGGCGGGCGTCATGCAGGTCGGCAGCTTCACAGGTCAGCGAGACCGACCACCGGCCGGCCCGATGGCTGACCGTGGCGGACACGACCTTCGCGCGCCCCTTGGCCAGCATGCGCCGCAGCCGACGGGTGTCCTGCCGCACCTTGAGCACCCCGATGCCGGGAAGCGTTACCGTGCGCGGTGCCTGCTCGCCCACCCGGATGCTCGCCCGACCCGTCGCAGAGGTCCTGTTACGGATCCGGAACGACAGCGGCGCGTGTCTCTTCGACTTGAACCTCGGGAAACCGACCCGGCGCCCCCGCCGACCGCCCGTGCGCGACGCGGTGTACGCGGACAGGCCGCGACCGAGATCAACCACGGCTTCCTCAAAAACCTGCTGACACACCTCGCCCCGCCAGGACAGACCGGTCACCTGCACCGTGACGGTCCCGTCACCGGCGGCGACCATCACCCGGCCTGCCTCACCCGACCGTTTCCACCTGTTGAACGCGTTGATCAGGTCGAATCCCGACCACGGCACCTTCCCGACCGTCTCGCCACGACGCATGCCGTCCACAGCGTCCTTCACCAACCGCAGACACTGGTTGAAGCCGAACCGGGCCGCACCCGCGTGCCGACGCAACATGATCTCCTGCTCGCCGGTCGGGTCCAGACAGAACCGGAACGTGGCGAAACGGGCCACGGCAGCACACCATGCCACCCACCACCGACAAACAACCCACCACCACGCAACCCCATACCCACAACGCCGACCGACGCCTGCCGCCCAGAACCTCCACCACCAGCGGCTCACCTACGAAACACGCCGTAGGCTCAACGGACCGCCCGACGCGACGAGGAGACTCCATGGTCCTGCTGCCCGAGACCGGCCGACGAGTGGACAATCTGGTGGCCCGGGCCCAGGCGGAGGGGCGCGGCCCGTCGGTCGCCCTCGGCGTGGTCCGCGACGGCGACCTCGCCCACCTCGCGGTCGCCGGCGCACACCCGAGCCCGGACGCCGACCTGCAGTACCGGATCGGCTCGATCAGCAAGACCATGACGGCCGTGCTCGTGCTCCAGCAACGCGACGCCGGCCGGCTCGGCCTCGACGACCCCCTCGAGCGGCACCTGCCCGGCACCCCGGTCGGCGCGCTCACCGTCCGGCAGCTGCTCGGGCACGCCGGGGGCCTGCAACGGGAACCGGACGGGCAGTGGTGGGAGCGGGCGGAGGGCGTCGACCTGGCCACCCTGCTCGCCGGGCTGACCCCGGAGAAGATCGCCCACCCGCCGCACCGCGTCTACCACTACTCCAACCTGGCGTACGGGCTGCTCGGCGGGATGCTGGAGCGGCTCACCGGCACCCCCTGGGCCGAGCTGCTGCGCGAGCGGCTGCTGACGCCCCTGGGCATGGACCGCACCACGTACCACCCGAGCGAGCCGTACGCCCGCGGCTACGTGGTGCACCCCTGGCACGACACGCTGCGCGAGGAGCCGCGTACCGACACCCGGGCGATGGCCCCGGCCGGGCAGCTCTGGTCGACCGTCGCCGACCTGGCCCGCTGGGCGGCCTTCCTGGCCGACCCCGACCCGGCCCTGCTCGACCCGGCCACCCTCACCGAGATGTGCGCCCCGGTGGTGATCAGCGACCTGGACTCCTGGACCGGCGGGCACGGCCTCGGCGTGGAGCTCTACCGGGTCGGCGAGCGGGTGTACGTCGGGCACGGCGGCTCGATGCCCGGATACGTCGCCGGCCTGGTGGTGCACCGGCCCAGCCGGACCGCCGTGGTCGACTTCGCCAACTCCTACGGGCTGAGCCGCGGCCACCACGTCGTCGGGCTCGCCCGGGAGGTGCTCACCCTGGTGCTGGACGCCGAGCCGACCCCGCCCGTCCCGTGGCGTCCGGCCGAGGCACCCGCCGCCGACCTGGCCGGACTGACCGGCCGTTGGTGGTGGATGGGCGGCGAGTACGAGTTCCGGGTGGACGCCGACGGCGACCTGGTGGGCGGCCAGCTCGGCCGGCCGACGCTCCGGTTCAGCCCGGAGGGCCCGGACCGCTGGCGGGGCCGCTCCGGCAACCAGGACGGCGAACTGCTCACCGTGATCCGCGACGACGCCGGCCACCCGGTCGCCCTGGACATCGCCACCTTCGTCCTCACCCGCACCCCCGACCAGGAGCCCTGACGCACCCTCCCTCACCCCCGCCGCTCTCGCGCCGCCGATCTTGCACTTTTGGCCCCGACAAAAGCCGCCAATTCCCCGGACGAGAGGCCGGAAGCGCGAGATCGGCGAAGCGCGGCAGCCTCACGGGTGCGCGGGGCGCGCGGGGTGAGGGAGAGCCAGGGGAGGCTACGAACTTGATGACGTGAACGACTCGACCCGCGATCTGTTCAGGTCATCAGGTCCGTAGCACCACAGTGGTCGTCCCCCACGACCACGCGAAACCGACCCACGTAGCCGCACCCCCGACGGGCCGGGGGCGACCGTGCCCGGCGCAGGGATCAAGCCTGACCGCCCGGAGCCGGGCACGGTCGCCACCGGCCCCAACCGCAACCGCTACGAAGAATCGGTGACGAAGTCGATCAACCGCTCCATCGCGTTGATCAGTGGCGTCTCCACGTCGGCGAAACCGTCCACCCGGGACAGGATGCGCCGCCACAGGTCCGCCGGCTCGGCCACCCCGAGCGCGGCGCAGACCCCTTCCTTCCAGGGTTGCCCCGGCGGCACCACCGGCCAGGCCGGGATGCCCACCGCCCGCGGCTTGACCGCCTGCCAGACGTCCACATAGGGGTGCCCCGTGACCAGCACGTGCGGCGAGGTCACGGTGGCCACGATCCGGCTCTCCTTGGAGCCGGGCACCAGGTGGTCGACGAGCACGCCGAGGCGGCGACCCGGACCGGGGGCGAACGCGCGAACCTCGGCGGCGAGCGCGTCGATGCCGTCGAGCGGTTCCACCACCACGCCTTCGATCCGCAGGTCGTCGCCCCAGATCCGCTCGACCAGCGCGGCGTCGTGCACGCCCTCGACCCAGATCCGGCTCGCCTTGGCCACCTGGGCGCGTACCCCGTCCACCGCGATCGAGCCGGAGGCGGTCCGGCGACGCGCGGCGGGCACCGGGGCGCGCGCCGGACGGCGCAGGGTGACCGGCGCGCCGTCGAGCAGGAAGGCGGCGGGCAGCAACGGGAAGTTGCGCCGCCGGCCGTGCCGGTCCTCCAACACGACCGCGCCGGACTCGAAGCCGACCACCGCGCCGCAGAACCCGGACTCCGCGTCCTCGACCACCAGGTCCGGCTCGGCGTCCACCTCGGGGACCACCTTCCGCCGTCGCCAGTCGCCCGCCAGCACGTCACCGTCGTATCGCCCCGCCATGCGATCACGCTAGCCAGCGACCCGGCATGCCGCTCGGCGACGCGCCGCCCGACGGTCCCGCCACGGGCGCAGAACGGGGCGAACGGGGTAGTTGGGGGCAGGTCACGCCGCCGGAGCGGCAGCCGAGACACGGGCGGTGGGCACCACGTACCCTTTCGGCATGTCCTCCCCCGCAGCGGGCGCGGCCGTACTGGCTCCGCGCCGGTCGAGCCGGTTCGTTGCCTGGGTCCGCGCCTGGCGCGCCGGCCTGGTGCCCTTCGACGAGGTCGCCGACGCCATCGCCGGCGACGAGGAGCACCTGGTCGCGGACGCCCCCGGCACCTGGACCGACGTCTCCCTGCGGGAGGCGCTGCCCAGCCTGGCCAAGCTCTCGCCGGACGAGATCCGCCTGGTCCTGCCGGCGCCCGGCGACCCGCGCGGCCTGCCCGGCCCGGGCGACTTCACCGGCGCGGCGCTGCTGGCCGGGGAGGCCGTGGTGGCCAGCGGGCTCGGCCTCGTCCCCGAGGTACGCAGCCACACCTCCGGCTCGGGGATGACCTGGGAGACCGTCCTCTGGCGGGTGCACCCGCTGCCGGCCGACGCGCCGAAGGCGTCGCTGGCCGCGCCCGGCGCGGCCGAGGCGGAGGCCGAGCTGGCCGCCGCGCTCGCCGAGACGACGGCGGCGCTGACCCGGCTCGACGTGGCGCAGTGGCGGCCCGAGTTGGCCGGGGCGCTCGCCGCGCTGCGCCGTCCCGACGGCACCACCGACCTGCCGCCCGGCTTCGACCCGCGCGCCCGCCGGCTCTTCGCCCGCGCCGCCGTGCTGGACCGGGTGCTCGCCCTGGCCGGGGAGAGCGCGCCCGGCGGCGCGGTGAACACCTACGAGGCGCAGCAGCGGGACGCGGCGCTGCGCCCGCTCACCACCGCGTGCCGGCAGGCGCTGGTAGCCGCCTGCAACGCCCCGCTGCGCCCCTGAGCCGGGCCCGGCTCAGATCTCGTCGATCAGGTCGGCGACGGAGTTGACGATCCGCGACGGCCGGTACGGGTAGCGCTCCGCCTCGGTCCGGCTGCTGATGCCGGTGAGCACCAGGATGGTCTCCAGCCCGGCCTCCAGGCCGCAGAGGATGTCGGTGTCCATCCGGTCGCCGATCATCGCGGTGCTCTCCGAGTGCGCCTCGATGGTGTTCAGCGCCGAGCGCATCATCATCGGGTTGGGCTTGCCGACGAAGTACGGCTCCACCCCGGTCGCCTTGGAGATCATCGCGGCGACCGAGCCGGCGGCCGGCAGCGCGCCCTCCACCGACGGGCCGGTCACGTCCGGGTTGGTGCAGATGAACCGGGCCCCGTCGTTGATCAGCCGGACCGCCTTGGTGATCGCCTCGAAGCTGTAGGTGCGGGTCTCCCCCAGCACCACGTAGTCGGGCGCGAAGTCGCTGAGCACGTAGCCGACCGCGTGCAGCGCCGTGGTCAGGCCGGCCTCGCCGATCACGTACGCGGTGCCGCCCGGCCGCTGGTCGTCGAGGAACTTGGCGGTGGCCAGCGCGGACGACCAGATCGCCTCCTCCGGCACGTCCAGCCCCATCCGGACCAGCCGGGCCTGCAGGTCGCGCGGCGTGTAGATGGAGTTGTTGGTCAGCACCAGGAAGGGCTTGCCGGAGGCGCGCAGCTTCTGCACGAACTCGGGGGCTCCGGGCACCGGCTGGCCCTCGTGCACCAGCACGCCGTCCATGTCGGTGAGCCAGCTCTGCACGGGCTTGCGGTCATGCATCTGTCGTCCCCAGGGGGTGTCGGAGTCGGTCGGGGTCAGGGACGGCGGGCCGGGGGCACGCAGCACGGGGTCGGGCAGGTGTCCCACATGGGCAGCTCGCCGAGCCGGCGCCGCAGCCGCTCGCCGCCGGGGGTGGTGCGCTCCTGGACCAGCTCGCGGACCATCGTCACGAACCGCGGGTCGGTGCCCGGCGTGCCGGCCCGGACGAAGTCCAGGCCGAGCTGCTTGGCCGTGTCGAGGGCCTCGGTGTCCAGGTCCCAGACCACCTCGAGGTGGTCGGAGACGAACCCGATCGGGCTCACCACGACACTCGTCACACCCTGCCCGGCGAGGGTGGTCAGGTGGTCGTTGATGTCCGGCTCCAGCCACGGCACCTGCGGCGGCCCGGAGCGGCTCTGCCACACCAGGTCGTACGGTAGGTCGGGCGCGGCGGCGGCGTGCACCAGCCGGGCGGTCTCCGCCATCTGGGCGGTGTACCGGCCGCCCTGCGGGCCGGCGGTGGCGGCCGCCGACTGGGGGATCGAGTGCGCGGTGAAGACCAGCCGGGTGCTGTCCCGCTTCGCCGGGTCGAGCTGGGCGAGCGCGGTGCGCACCGCGTCGGTGTGCGGCTCGACGAAGCCCGGGTGGTCCCAGAACTGGCGCAGCTTCTCGATCACCGGGGCGTCGGGGCCGACCGCGGCCCGGGCGGCGGCGATGTCCTCCTGGTACTGCCGGCAGGAGGAGTAGCCGCCGTACGCGCTGGTGACGAAGGCCAGCGCCCGGGTGATTCCGTCGTCGCGCATCCGCGCCACGGTGTCGGCGAGCATCGGGTCCCAGTTCCGGTTGCCCCAGTAGACCGGCAGGTCGACGCCGTTCGCGGCGAAGTCCGCGCGGATCGCGGCGAGCAGCTCGCGGCACTGCTGGTTGATCGGGGAGACCCCGCCGAAGTGCAGGTAGTGCTCGGCGACCTCGGCGAGCCGCTCGGGCGGGACACCCCGCCCCCGGGTCACGTTCTGCAGGAAGGGCAGCACGTCCTCGGGCCGCTCCGGCCCGCCGAAGGAGACCAGCACCAACGCGTCGTACACCATGGGGTCCATTCTTCCCCGCCGCAGCCGGCGGGCATGCCGCGCCCCCTGGTCGCGAACGGTGATCGGGCCCACTGCCGCGCCCGGGGCGTCGGCGGTGGGCCCGTCGGAGGTGCCGTTCAGGCGCCGATGGCGTGGTAGCCGCCGTCGACGTGCACGATCTCGCCGGTGGTGGCCGGGAACCAGTCGGAGAGCAGCGCCAGGCAGGCCCGGGCGGCCGGCTCCTGGTCGGTGAGGCTCCAGCCCAGCGGGGCCCGCTCGGTCCAGGCGTCCTCGAACTGCTCGAAGCCGGGGATCGACTTGGCCGCGATGGTGCGCAGCGGGCCGGCCGCGACCAGGTTGCTGCGGATGCCCTGCTTGCCCAGGTGCAGCGCGAGGTAGCGGGAGGCGGACTCCAGACCGGCCTTGGCCACGCCCATCCAGTCGTAGACCGGCCAGGCCTTGGTGGCGTCGAAGGTGAGCCCGACCACCGCGCCGCCCGCCGACATCAGCGGCAGCGCCGCCATGGCCAGCGACTTGTAGGAGTACGTGGAGACCTGCAACGCCGTCGCCACGTCCTCCCACGGCGCGTCGAGAAAGCCGCCACCGAGGCAGCTCTGCGGGGCGAAGCCGATCGAGTGCACCACGCCGTCGAGGCCGTCGACGTGCTCGCGCACCTTGTCGGCCAGCCCGGCGAGCTGCTCGGGGCTGGTCACGTCCAGCTCGATCACCGGGGCCGGCTCGGGCAGCCGCTTGGCGATCCGCTCGACCAGGGAGAGCCGGCCGTAGCCGGTGAGCACGACCTGGGCGCCGTTCTGCTGGGCGAGCTTCGCCACCGAGAAGGCGATCGAGGCGTCGGTGATGACGCCGGTCACCAGCAGTCGCTTGCCGGCGAGCAGTCCTGACATCGAGTTCCTCCGTACGTTTCTCAGTGACCCATGCCCAGGCCGCCGTCGACCGGGATCACGGCGCCGGAGATGTACCCGGCGGACTCCGAGGCGAGCCAGGTGACCACGCCCGCGACCTCTTCCGGCTGCGCGAACCGGCCGGCCGGGATGGCCTTGCGGTACTCGCTCTGGCGCTCCTCGGGCAGCGCGGCCGTCATGTCGGTCTCGATGAAGCCGGGCGCCACCACGTTCGCGGTGATGTTGCGGCTGCCCAGCTCGCGGGTGATCGAGCGGGCCACCCCGACCAGGCCGGCCTTGCTGGCCGCGTAGTTGACCTGGCCCGCGCCGCCGTACAGGCCGACCACCGAGGAGATGAAGATGATCCGGCCCCACTTGCCCCGCAGCATCTTGGTCGAGGCCCGCTTGGCGACCCGGAAGGAGCCGGTGAGGTTGGTGTCGAGGACCCGGGTGAACTGCTCGTCGGACATCCGCATGATGAGCGTGTCGTCGGTGATGCCGGCGTTCGCGACCAGCACCTCGACCGGGCCCAGCTCCGCCTCGATCGCGCTGAACGCGGCGTCGACGGAGGCGGCGTCGGTGACGTCACACTTCACGCCGAAGAGCCCCTCGGGCGCGTCGCCGCTGCGGTGGGTCACCGCCACCCGGTCACCCTGCTTGGCGAAGGCCTGCGCGATGGCCAGGCCGATCCCCCGGTTCCCGCCGGTCACCAGCACGGTACGGGCCACGGTTCCCCCTGAAGCTCAGCTGATCTCTCGGTCGCTGGCGAGCCTAGGGGTTACCGGCAGGTAAGCGCTAACCCCGGGCCTGCGTGGTGGCCCTGTCGGCCGGAGGCCCGGGGGCCGGTCGGCCGAGTGCGTGCGGCGCGCCGCGCCGGTGTACGATGATCGCGTTCGCGGGCGTGGACCGCCCGCCACCGGACCCCGCCGACCGCAGGAGGTGATCGCTGTGCGAGATAGCGATCCTCCCAGTCGTGGCCGGGCCGATCGTCAGCCCCGCTGAGCCACGACTCAGTCGGCGCGGCTGACCCCGCTCCCCGCCCGGGCACACCACCCGTCCCTCGGCCACCTGCCGGGGCACCAGTGGCGCGCGGCCCGGAGCACCCGGTCACGACTTCGTGTGCGTTCATCCTGAGCCACTCCCGCGGTCCGCCCTGCCCGGACCGTCCGTCGCCACGGAGCTGTCCCATGAGCCGTTACGTCGCCCCGCTGGGCTTCACCCTCGCCGCCGTCTGGGTGGCCGTCCTCTTCGTCCTGGCCGGCGGCGGTCACTGACCGCTGCGCCGACCCGGCGCCACCGACCGCTACGCCGACCCGGCGCCATCGACCACTGCGCCGACCCGGCGCCATCGACCGCTACGCCGGCCGACCGTCGGTGACCGCGTCGGCCGGCGCGCCTCAGATCAGGCGGGACGACCAGAGCAGGCTCGCCGCACCCGCGCAGAGCGCCAGCAGCAGCGCGATCCCCGCGTACCACTGGGTGATCTCCCGGGGTTCGGTCCGGAACCCGATCGAGCTGCCCATGTCCTGGTAGACCTGCTTCAGCTCGCTCACCGACGCGGCCTCGTAGAAGTAGCCCTGGGTGGTCTCGGCGAGCTGGGACAACGCCATCCGGTCCACCGGCACCCGCTGGAGCTGACCGCTGATGTCCACCTGCCCCGAGTCGGTGCCGAACGCGATGGTGGAGACCGGCACGTTGGCCGCCTGCGCCGCCGCGGCCGCCTCCTCCACCGACCGCCCCGCCGTCCGGTAGCCGTCGGAGAGCAGCACGATCCGGGCCGGCGGGATGCCCGCCGCGCCGTCGGCCGGCACCGAGCGGATCGCCTCCAGGCAGGTGAAGACCGCCTCGCCGGTGGCGGTCGCCTCGGCCAGCACCAGCCCGTCGATGGCGGTGGTCACCGCCGCCCGGTCCTTGGTCGGCGACACCAGCACGTTCGCCGACTTGGCGAACGAGACCAGGCCGAGGTTGTAGCTCTCCGGCAGCTCCCCGACGAACTGCTTGGCCGCCTCCTGCGCCGCTTCCAGCCGGTTCGGCGCGACGTCGTCGGCCTGCATGGACAGCGACACGTCGATGGCCAGCATCACCGTCGCCCGCTCCAGCGGCTCCTTGGTGTCCATCGCCGGCCGGGCCATCGCGGTGGCCAGCACCAGCAGGCAGAGCAGGAACGCGGTGGCCGCGACGTGCCGGCGCCAGCCCAACCCCTTCGGGGCGAGGGTACGCAGCAGGTCCACGTTGGTGAAGCGCAGCGCGTACGCCCGACGGTGCAACTGCCGCCAGACGTACGCGGCGGCCAGCGCGAGCACCGGCAGCACGGCCAGCAGCCACCACGGTTGCAGAAAACGGATCATCGGGTCGTCCCTCGGGTACGTGCGTGTCGCTGCGCGGCGACGAACCGCACCATGTCCAGCAGCCAGTCTCGGTCGGTACGCAGTCTCAGGTGGGCCGCGCCGGCGGCGCGCAGCTCGGTGGCGACCGCCGCCCGCTGGGCGGCCGCCGCGTCGGCGTACCGGCGGCGCAGCCGGGGATCGGCGGTCTGCACCTCGTGCAGCTCCCCCGTCTCCGGGTCGACCACCGGCAGCACCCCCACGTCGGGCAGCTCCAGCTCGCGCGGGTCGACCACCTCGATCGCCAGCACGTCGTGGCGGACCCGCAGCTTGCGCAGCGGCCGCCCCCACTGCGGCGGCGGCGCGAGGAAGTCGGAGATGACCACCGCCACCCCGCGCCGGCGCGGCGGCCGGTTCAGCATGTCGACCAGCGCGCCCAGGTCGCTGCGGCCGGGGCGGATCTCGGTGCCGGCGATCGTCCGCAGCAGCCCCTGCGCCTCCTTGCGCCCGGCCCGGGCGGGCAGCCGGACCAGGGTCCCCGGCCCGGCCGGCGGCGGGGTCCCGCGCCAGCCGGCACGCGCCGCCCCGGGCGCGCCGGTGCCGACCACCGCGCCGATCCGGTTGCCGCCCCGGACCGTCAGGTGCACCAGCGCGGCCGCCGCGGCGACCACCACGTCGCGCTTGAGCCACTGCCCGGTGCCGAAGTCCAGGCTCGCCGAGAGGTCCACCGCCAGCCAGGTCTCCAGCTCGCGGTCGGCCACCGTCCGCCGCACGTGCGGCATCGTCGTGCGCGCGGTGACCGGCCAGTCCATCCGGCGTACGTCGTCACCGGGTCGGTACTCGCGCGACTCCCCCGCCTCGCTGCCCGGGCCGGGCAGCAGGCCGGCGTAGTCGCCCTGGAGCAGCCCGTCGAGTTTGCGGGTGACCAGGAGCTGCAACCGCGAGAGCACCGCGCCGGAACGGTCCCCGGAGGCGGGCAGCCGGCCGGGTGGGGTCACGGCCGCTGCCCGGGCCAGCCGGCGGCGTGCGGGGCGGCCGGTGGCGGCGGGGTGGCGTGCTGCCGGGGCGCGACCGCCGGCAGCGGGATGGTCGACATCACCCGGTGCACCACGTGGTCGGCCGGTACGTCGTCGGCCAGCGCGTCGTAGCTGAGCACCAGCCGGTGCCGCAGGATGTCCGGGGCGATGTCCTGCACGTCCTGCGGCAGCGCGTAGTCGCGGCCGCGCAGCAGGGCCAGCGCCCGGGTGGCCCGGACCAGGCCGAGCGAGGCGCGCGGGCTCGCCCCGTACTGGATCAGGTGGGCCACGTCGGGCATGCCGTGCTCGGCGGGGGCCCGGGTGGCGAGCACCAGCCGGACCGCGTAGTCGACCAGCGCGTTGTGCACGAAGACCTGGTCGGCCTTGCGTTGCAGGGCGATCAGGTCGGCGGTGTCGAAGACCCGGGCGGGTTCCGGCGGGGCGACGCCCATCCGGTAGACGATCTCCCGCTCCTCGGCGTCGGTCGGGTAACCCACCACGATCTTCATCAGGAAGCGGTCCCGCTGCGCCTCGGGCAGCGGATAGACGCCCTCCTGCTCGATCGGGTTCTGGGTGGCCATCACCAGGAACGGGTCGGGCACCCGGTGGCTCTCGCCGCCGATCGACACCTGGCGCTCGCTCATCACCTCCAGCAGCGCCGACTGCACCTTGGCCGGGGCCCGGTTGATCTCGTCGGCGAGCAGGAAGTTGGCGAACACCGGGCCCAACTCGACGTCGAACTTCTCGCTGGACTGCCGGTAGATGCGGGTGCCCATGATGTCGGCCGGGACCAGGTCCGGGGTGAACTGCACCCGGGCGAACGAGCCGCCGACGACCTTGGCCAGCGTCTCCACCGCCAGGGTCTTGGCCACCCCGGGCACCCCCTCCAGGAGGCAGTGGCCCCGGGCGAGCAGGGCCACGAACATCCGCTCGACCATCCGGTCCTGGCCGACGATCACCCGCTTGATCTCGAACAGCGCCCGCTCGAGCAGGCCGGCGTCCTGCGCCGGA
This genomic window contains:
- a CDS encoding VWA domain-containing protein; the encoded protein is MIRFLQPWWLLAVLPVLALAAAYVWRQLHRRAYALRFTNVDLLRTLAPKGLGWRRHVAATAFLLCLLVLATAMARPAMDTKEPLERATVMLAIDVSLSMQADDVAPNRLEAAQEAAKQFVGELPESYNLGLVSFAKSANVLVSPTKDRAAVTTAIDGLVLAEATATGEAVFTCLEAIRSVPADGAAGIPPARIVLLSDGYRTAGRSVEEAAAAAQAANVPVSTIAFGTDSGQVDISGQLQRVPVDRMALSQLAETTQGYFYEAASVSELKQVYQDMGSSIGFRTEPREITQWYAGIALLLALCAGAASLLWSSRLI
- a CDS encoding DUF58 domain-containing protein, yielding MARAAAVTPPGRLPASGDRSGAVLSRLQLLVTRKLDGLLQGDYAGLLPGPGSEAGESREYRPGDDVRRMDWPVTARTTMPHVRRTVADRELETWLAVDLSASLDFGTGQWLKRDVVVAAAAALVHLTVRGGNRIGAVVGTGAPGAARAGWRGTPPPAGPGTLVRLPARAGRKEAQGLLRTIAGTEIRPGRSDLGALVDMLNRPPRRRGVAVVISDFLAPPPQWGRPLRKLRVRHDVLAIEVVDPRELELPDVGVLPVVDPETGELHEVQTADPRLRRRYADAAAAQRAAVATELRAAGAAHLRLRTDRDWLLDMVRFVAAQRHARTRGTTR
- a CDS encoding AAA family ATPase; amino-acid sequence: MAQPTTPDAPTPNEAAPEAPAPAATTPAQDAGLLERALFEIKRVIVGQDRMVERMFVALLARGHCLLEGVPGVAKTLAVETLAKVVGGSFARVQFTPDLVPADIMGTRIYRQSSEKFDVELGPVFANFLLADEINRAPAKVQSALLEVMSERQVSIGGESHRVPDPFLVMATQNPIEQEGVYPLPEAQRDRFLMKIVVGYPTDAEEREIVYRMGVAPPEPARVFDTADLIALQRKADQVFVHNALVDYAVRLVLATRAPAEHGMPDVAHLIQYGASPRASLGLVRATRALALLRGRDYALPQDVQDIAPDILRHRLVLSYDALADDVPADHVVHRVMSTIPLPAVAPRQHATPPPPAAPHAAGWPGQRP